The window GCGGTGATTACTCCAGGCCTGCCCCTTTTTCGCGTTGCCAGGCAGGTGCGGCGCGAGAGCGCGCCATTGTGCTTCGGTTAAGTCGGTGCGTGCCATGCAGCTAAGCTAATACCGACCCGGTTCCGTCAGACAGACCCTAGCTCGTCCTTGTACTGAGAGTACGTGTAGCTCGCGGGGGTAATCCCTGTCTGCTCCCGCGACAGGCCGCCGCTCATGGAGTAATCATCGAACAGCACATCCATGCACCGGACGCAGATGTCGACATCGCTGTCGAGGCGGACGTTGGTGTTGTTGCGGTAGGACCCCTGGGTGAAGACCTCAATCGTTCTGGATTTCAGGGTCGGGCTGGAGCGGACTGCCTCCCGGATCATGCGCTCGGCGTTTTCGCATTTCGTCTGCTCCGTTTCACTCGGCGGCTTCGACCAACTCCGAAGAAGCGCCTCCCAGTCTCGAGCCATTCTGCTCCCCCAGATTGGAAAGGATGCGGCGTATTTGGGACGAAATATGGGAGCGGAGCTCCCCGCATGAAAGGTTCCAATAATGCTCGGCACCATTGGCGAATTGGTTCGCTCCTCGCAGCGGGAGGAATCCCCCGACGTGTGTCCTCGGTCCTGAGGGATACCCGCATGTCACTGAAGCACACCTCAATCCCGCCCATCCCGGAGGAGATGTCGAAGGGACAATCTCCCAGGCGATTCGGATCGGCGGCCTCCGGCGAGCTCGCTAAAGGTCAGCAGAAGACTCATCTGCAGAACGTGACCGTCGCAGCGGCTGTGAACGTGCCCGCCTCGGCGCATGGTGGGAGGGGCAACGGCACGCGCCGACCCGCGCCTCACGCTTTGCCCGGCTCGCCGTGTGAATTCGCCAACGATACCCCAACCCTTATTCAGGCTTGGGCAAGCTGTCCGGCGCCCCAGAGATTCCGAGCCCAAGAAGCCTCTCGATCAGGCTCTCGCTGAGCCGGAGATCCTCCGCAAGCCGCCCGAGCGAGTAGCCGGCTTGCCCGAGCAACACGACAGCCC of the Longimicrobiaceae bacterium genome contains:
- a CDS encoding nucleotidyltransferase domain-containing protein, giving the protein MARDWEALLRSWSKPPSETEQTKCENAERMIREAVRSSPTLKSRTIEVFTQGSYRNNTNVRLDSDVDICVRCMDVLFDDYSMSGGLSREQTGITPASYTYSQYKDELGSV